The Candidatus Bathyarchaeia archaeon DNA segment ACGACGGTCCTAAGACCAACCGAGGGTAGGGCTTTCGTCATGGGTTATGATATAGTTAAGCAAGCAAGTAGCGTCAGAAAGGTTATAGGGGTTGTCCCGCAAGAGTATACTGCGGACGAGGATTTAACTGGTTACGAGAATATAATGCTTTGCGCAGCCCTTTACGGTATTCCCCGAGATGTAGCGAGAAAGCGCGCCCTTGAGCTCCTCGATCTCGTTGAGCTAACGCGCTTCAAGGATAAGAGGGTTGAAACTTATTCTGGCGGTATGCGTCGGAGACTTGAGCTTGCATGTGGCTTAATCAATAGGCCGAAGATTTTCTTTCTAGACGAGCCGACATTAGGCTTAGATGTTCAAACGAGGGTTGCCATATGGGATTATATTCGCAGACTCAAGGACGAGTATGATATAACAATCTTTATGACAACGCATTATATGGAGGAAGCTGATGCTCTATGCGATCGCATAGCAATAATGGATCATGGAAAAATAGTTGCTCTCGATTCTCCAAGCAACCTAAAGAATGCCTTAGGCGGGGATATAATAACTCTGGCTATTAAAGAGAACGTCGACGTCACTGAGGTAATCCGTTCAGTTGAGAATGTTAAAGACGTGAGATATGATGGCCGCGTTTACAGGATTAAGGCTGAGTCTGGCGAGACAACAGTACCCCTCATAATTGAGGCGCTGCTGAGGAAGGGTTATACTGTGAC contains these protein-coding regions:
- a CDS encoding ATP-binding cassette domain-containing protein, producing TTVLRPTEGRAFVMGYDIVKQASSVRKVIGVVPQEYTADEDLTGYENIMLCAALYGIPRDVARKRALELLDLVELTRFKDKRVETYSGGMRRRLELACGLINRPKIFFLDEPTLGLDVQTRVAIWDYIRRLKDEYDITIFMTTHYMEEADALCDRIAIMDHGKIVALDSPSNLKNALGGDIITLAIKENVDVTEVIRSVENVKDVRYDGRVYRIKAESGETTVPLIIEALLRKGYTVTKLSLSKPTLDEVYLEYTGRSMRDTEESMESFIRHRITIRRARAR